GCCGATATACATGCTCGGTACGCGTGCTCCCATTTGTTCCAACGCTTCTCGCCAACCGCGGGCGCGGCTTTCGGCGGCACGCGAGGTGGACGGTCCGGCAATGTGGTAGACGGTCTTGTGTCCCTTGCTCATCAGGTAATCGACGATAGCGATCGAGCAGCCATACTGGTCGGCGTCAACAGTGGGGCAGTGGTCGGCGGCGGATTCGCAGATGAGCACGACTGGAAGTTCTCGCGGAGGCTTGTATCCGACGAAATCGGAGATGCGTTCCTCCAGCACTACGATGACACCATCCACCGGCTGACGCTGCATGCGATCGATGGCGGCGGAAAGCGTGCGTTCCGCACCGTGGCGCATGGTCTGGATGGTGACTGAATAATCGTCATCGGCCGCGTTGGCCACAATAGAATCAAGGATGCGGGCGTTGCCGAACGTGGCGGTGTTGAACATCACCACGCCGATATCCTGGAAGCGGCCGTGCTTTAGGGCTCGGGCCGCATAATTCGGACGATACCCAAGGCGTCTCATTGCAGCTTCGACACGCTGGCGTGTTTCGGGTTTCACCGCATCGCTGCCATTCGCCACGCGGGACACTGTCTGTGGCGAAACGCCGGCGGCTTTCGCTATGTCTTGCATGGACACCTGTGTTGGCCTCGACATTTCACCCTCGCTTGACTCATTAATGTCGGTGTTTCGTTTGCAACGCTTATCTTAGGGCCGCTTACGGTAACGATAACATCGTT
This DNA window, taken from Bifidobacterium longum subsp. longum JCM 1217, encodes the following:
- a CDS encoding LacI family DNA-binding transcriptional regulator; this encodes MQDIAKAAGVSPQTVSRVANGSDAVKPETRQRVEAAMRRLGYRPNYAARALKHGRFQDIGVVMFNTATFGNARILDSIVANAADDDYSVTIQTMRHGAERTLSAAIDRMQRQPVDGVIVVLEERISDFVGYKPPRELPVVLICESAADHCPTVDADQYGCSIAIVDYLMSKGHKTVYHIAGPSTSRAAESRARGWREALEQMGARVPSMYIGDWCADSGYQAGVALAHDPDCTAIYAANDQMAYGAMLGLQSVGKRVPEDVSIVGVDDSLVDMVPRLNLTTMKLRFDDIGATAFSMVRRQCEGEKIPVGVKTVIPPELIERGSVLDIS